The window ATCACGTCCTTCAAACGCCACCAGTAGAGCAATGGCTCTCCAACAACCAACATCACGGCGCTGCCGCGGCGCACTCTCTCCCCGAAAGACACGATCCTCGCCCATCACCAAGAGCCGAGCCGTCGAGAAACGGTCATGCCCAAAACTCGCAGCCTCAAAACACCTCGATTCGTTTGTACGTTCAGCTCCCTGCCTTGAACTCTCCACCTCTCCCTCGACCACATCTCGGTTAAcacctcgtctccatctAGCATTCTTTCGCCAAACTTCCCACAGAGCTTCGGCTCAGAATATGGGAGCTCAGTCTTCCTAGCCCACGCCTCGTGCCCATCCAGtgcggcagcaacagcatttCCCTCCCCGAATCGTCTCCTCACATCTCCCTCGCATCATCACGACACAGCTTCACGACTGCTGGTTGCATGTCGTCCGCACCGGTACCCGTCAACCTGCACGTCTGCACAGAATCTCGCCTCGAGGCCCTCCAGACGTACCATCCTTGCTTTGGCTTCGGTCGGGGCCCCGGCCAGATCCTGTTCAACCCTGAAATCGACATCTTGTACTTTGGCCCTCGTCAAGGTTTCATGGCCGCAAATTCGCAGTTCCGCACGTGCATGATGCTTTGCGATCAACAAGAGCTGGCGAGCGTGCGTCGCTTGGCTATTAACGATGCGCTTTTCTGGATAGGCAACACGTATAGCTCTATGACGGCGGCGAGGTTCACCTTGGAGGTGCTGAGGGAAGTTGCGGCGCGCATGATAgggctggaagagctcatATTTGTGCCTTGGGAAGGGGAAAATGGCCATGACGAAGATGTCCAGGGGCGAATGGCTAGGCAGATCCAGACGGCGATGCAGAGTATATCGCAGCAGTTTCCGTCGTGGGAGCCACCGCCATGGAATATTGTCCCGCTGAGTGAGCTCCCTAGTATGGCCGGTTGAACAGACTTGGTCATCTTGGATCTATACAGACGAGTCAAGAGCCTTTGTTTACATGACGAAGTAAACACCCAGACGCAACAGCTCGACGACATGCTGCAGCCCGCGATATTGGCAGCGCCGCGTGCACGATGCTCCATCGGGAATCTCTCTCTACTTTGCATTGAGTGAGGAAATACACAATCGGTGACGTTCTTGCAAGCAAGTGACATTCGAGACGTCACCATTTCAGAAGACTACGCCGTACTTGCGGCAAACAGTGACTGGAAGAGACTTGGAATctcaaggaagaaggaaaaggaaaggagaaATCTTTCGACTtcattgaaaaagaaggcgaagCTTGACATAACAATTTGACGCATTGGATTATATTGCAAGGCGCATGGAGCGATTTATTTTGGTTGGCATTTTGGACATTGGCGGGCGGGAAATTGGAGTCATCTCTTTTATTAAACCACGGGAGGTTTAATTGGCGGCCAGCAATATAGGATTTTCTGATTAATGGAATAAAATCAATAGTCTTTGGGGATTCGTTATCGCTTATTATATATGACGACATTTACtcatattatat is drawn from Trichoderma atroviride chromosome 7, complete sequence and contains these coding sequences:
- a CDS encoding uncharacterized protein (EggNog:ENOG41) gives rise to the protein MALQQPTSRRCRGALSPRKTRSSPITKSRAVEKRSCPKLAASKHLDSFHSFAKLPTELRLRIWELSLPSPRLVPIQCGSNSISLPESSPHISLASSRHSFTTAGCMSSAPVPVNLHVCTESRLEALQTYHPCFGFGRGPGQILFNPEIDILYFGPRQGFMAANSQFRTCMMLCDQQELASVRRLAINDALFWIGNTYSSMTAARFTLEVLREVAARMIGLEELIFVPWEGENGHDEDVQGRMARQIQTAMQSISQQFPSWEPPPWNIVPLSELPSMAG